In a genomic window of Hyphomonas sp.:
- a CDS encoding SufD family Fe-S cluster assembly protein, producing MTTALRELIADPNAAELELIARYGMQPEDERRKRLFGAFAQTGLPHRRLEAWKWTDFKAALKALDRPAAPSAKDPIPHEGALVFKLSPGGYFPPDHVPDGLNVFAKEEAQAMGAAEDVPLGALAAALAGGKARPATLLLEVTSSDLPRLHFEFSGEGEASFARIVIVVRPGVSLTVSESHLGGAGLAASVIEFGLQSGALANRTVYQRGTPEETIASTALVHLDAEAEFTQTTLSFGAKLARLETRVTHQEPTAKATLNAAYLIGKGLHTDITTHVRHGANSCITRQLTKGAVLDGGTGVFQGKFFVPRTAGQYTDADMQHKALLLEDGAVVFAKPELEIYADDVECAHGNTSGALDEDQLFYMRQRGIPEKTARALLTQAFVAEALEEAGALEELLRGEAETWLASA from the coding sequence CGAACTGGAACTGATCGCGCGCTACGGCATGCAGCCGGAAGATGAGCGCCGCAAACGCCTGTTCGGCGCGTTCGCGCAGACCGGCTTGCCGCATCGCCGGCTTGAAGCGTGGAAATGGACTGATTTCAAGGCCGCGCTGAAGGCGCTGGACCGGCCGGCTGCGCCATCGGCCAAGGACCCGATTCCGCATGAAGGCGCGCTGGTGTTCAAACTCTCGCCGGGCGGCTATTTCCCCCCGGATCATGTTCCGGATGGTCTGAACGTGTTTGCCAAGGAAGAGGCGCAGGCGATGGGCGCGGCGGAGGATGTTCCGCTCGGAGCGCTGGCAGCCGCCTTGGCCGGCGGCAAGGCGCGCCCTGCCACCCTGTTGCTGGAAGTGACGTCGAGCGACTTGCCGCGGCTGCATTTCGAGTTCAGCGGCGAAGGCGAAGCGAGTTTCGCCCGTATCGTGATTGTCGTGCGGCCGGGCGTGTCGCTGACCGTATCTGAAAGCCATCTTGGCGGCGCCGGCCTTGCGGCCTCTGTGATCGAATTCGGACTGCAGTCGGGCGCGTTGGCCAACCGCACTGTCTACCAGCGTGGTACGCCCGAGGAGACGATCGCCTCGACGGCGCTGGTGCACCTCGATGCAGAGGCGGAGTTTACGCAGACAACCCTGTCCTTCGGCGCCAAACTGGCGCGGCTGGAAACCCGGGTCACGCATCAGGAGCCGACGGCCAAGGCAACGCTCAATGCCGCTTATCTGATCGGAAAGGGTCTGCACACGGATATTACGACCCATGTGCGCCATGGGGCGAATTCTTGTATCACCCGCCAATTGACGAAGGGTGCGGTGCTGGATGGCGGCACCGGCGTGTTCCAGGGCAAGTTCTTCGTACCGCGTACGGCCGGGCAGTACACCGATGCCGACATGCAGCACAAGGCGCTGCTGCTGGAGGATGGCGCGGTTGTCTTTGCCAAGCCTGAGCTGGAGATCTATGCGGACGATGTCGAATGCGCGCACGGCAATACAAGTGGCGCGCTGGACGAGGACCAGCTGTTCTACATGCGCCAGCGCGGAATTCCGGAAAAGACGGCGCGGGCCTTGCTGACGCAGGCCTTTGTGGCCGAGGCCCTGGAAGAGGCTGGCGCGCTTGAGGAATTGCTGCGCGGTGAAGCGGAAACATGGCTGGCAAGCGCATGA
- a CDS encoding cysteine desulfurase — protein MAGKRMSRAFDIGAIRAEFPILSREVNGKPLVYLDNAASAQKPNAVIDRIADQSRTAYANVHRGIHTLSNETTEAYEAAREKVRAFLNAPSTENIVFTKGSTEGINLVASALAGRIEPGDEIVLSVMEHHSNIVPWHFLRERHGAVLKWVGLNADGSLDMEDLARAIGPKTRMVALTHMSNVLGTVTDMAEICRLAHEVGAEVLADGSQAAVHLKVDVQALGCDWYVMTGHKLYGPTGIGALYGTAEALDRARPYQGGGEMIEIVTRDRVTYNTAPHKFEAGTPPILEAIGLGAALDWMSAFDHADVVAHETALYRRAHDGLRGVNGLTIHGDTPDKGAVLAFSLQGAHPHDLAQILDRYGIAIRAGHHCAQPLMEHLGVSATARASFAIYNTADEVDAFIAALAKAREMLV, from the coding sequence ATGGCTGGCAAGCGCATGAGCAGGGCGTTCGACATTGGTGCCATTCGGGCTGAATTTCCGATCCTGTCGCGGGAAGTCAACGGCAAGCCGCTGGTCTATCTGGACAATGCGGCCAGCGCGCAGAAGCCGAACGCCGTCATTGACCGGATCGCGGACCAGTCGCGCACGGCCTATGCCAATGTCCATCGGGGCATTCATACGCTGTCGAACGAGACCACCGAGGCCTATGAAGCGGCGCGAGAAAAGGTTCGCGCATTCCTGAATGCGCCGAGTACGGAGAACATAGTTTTCACCAAGGGCTCGACCGAAGGCATCAACCTTGTTGCCTCCGCGCTGGCAGGGCGTATCGAGCCAGGCGATGAGATCGTCCTGTCCGTGATGGAGCATCACTCCAACATCGTGCCCTGGCATTTTCTGCGGGAGCGCCATGGGGCCGTGCTGAAATGGGTTGGCCTGAATGCGGATGGTTCGCTGGACATGGAAGACCTGGCGCGGGCCATCGGTCCGAAGACGCGCATGGTTGCCCTGACCCATATGAGCAATGTGCTTGGCACGGTGACGGACATGGCGGAAATCTGCCGGTTGGCCCATGAGGTTGGCGCGGAAGTTCTGGCTGATGGCAGTCAGGCTGCCGTGCATCTGAAGGTCGATGTCCAGGCGCTTGGCTGTGATTGGTATGTCATGACCGGGCACAAGCTGTACGGACCGACGGGCATCGGCGCGCTGTATGGCACGGCGGAGGCCCTGGACCGGGCACGGCCGTATCAGGGTGGCGGCGAGATGATCGAGATCGTGACCCGCGACCGGGTCACCTACAATACGGCTCCGCACAAATTCGAGGCCGGCACCCCGCCCATTCTTGAGGCCATCGGCCTGGGGGCGGCGCTGGACTGGATGAGCGCCTTTGACCATGCGGATGTGGTGGCGCACGAGACGGCGCTCTACCGGCGCGCACATGATGGCCTGCGCGGCGTCAATGGATTGACCATTCATGGCGATACGCCGGACAAGGGGGCGGTGCTGGCCTTCAGCCTGCAGGGGGCGCATCCACATGACCTGGCCCAGATCCTGGACCGGTACGGCATTGCCATTCGGGCCGGGCATCACTGTGCACAACCCCTGATGGAGCATCTGGGAGTCAGCGCCACGGCGCGGGCAAGTTTCGCGATTTACAACACGGCCGACGAGGTGGACGCATTCATTGCAGCGCTCGCCAAGGCACGGGAAATGCTGGTATAG
- a CDS encoding SUF system Fe-S cluster assembly protein, with product MADDMTSHDMIDVSGEAEPSKIPQDELNRITDDLITAFKTVFDPEIPVDIYELGLIYKVDIDDDRKVDIDMTLTAPGCPVAGDMPGWVENAARTVDGVEDVEVRLTFDPPWDPSRMSDEARLALNML from the coding sequence ATGGCAGATGACATGACCTCTCACGACATGATCGACGTGTCCGGTGAAGCAGAGCCGTCCAAGATCCCTCAGGACGAGCTCAACCGGATTACCGACGATCTGATCACCGCGTTCAAGACGGTGTTTGACCCGGAAATCCCGGTCGACATCTATGAACTCGGCCTGATCTACAAGGTCGACATTGATGATGACCGCAAGGTGGACATCGACATGACTCTCACCGCGCCGGGCTGTCCTGTGGCGGGGGACATGCCGGGCTGGGTGGAAAACGCCGCGCGCACGGTCGACGGCGTCGAAGATGTCGAGGTGCGCCTGACCTTCGATCCCCCCTGGGACCCGTCGCGCATGTCTGATGAAGCCCGCCTTGCGCTGAACATGCTTTAA
- a CDS encoding iron-sulfur cluster assembly accessory protein: MARRPRPKPVKLSDAAAARVKEIMEEKGAGYLRVGVKNGGCAGMEYVMDYATAPEALDEVVEDNGVTILIDAKAVLFLLGSEVDYEVTPLHEKFVFRNPNQTDACGCGESVTIIPATA; encoded by the coding sequence ATGGCCAGACGACCCAGACCCAAACCCGTGAAACTCTCCGACGCCGCAGCAGCGCGCGTCAAGGAGATCATGGAAGAGAAAGGCGCCGGATATCTTCGGGTCGGCGTGAAGAATGGCGGCTGCGCCGGCATGGAATATGTCATGGACTATGCCACCGCCCCCGAGGCGCTGGATGAGGTGGTCGAGGACAATGGCGTCACCATCCTGATCGACGCGAAAGCCGTCCTGTTCCTGCTTGGCAGCGAAGTCGACTACGAGGTGACGCCGCTGCACGAGAAATTCGTATTCAGGAATCCCAACCAGACCGATGCCTGCGGCTGCGGCGAGAGCGTGACAATCATTCCCGCGACTGCCTGA
- a CDS encoding DNA-deoxyinosine glycosylase, with the protein MGAEGIIQSFDPIVGPGARVLILGSMPGVASLEAGQYYAHPRNAFWQIMGDLFGAHPGLPYETRRSILIDQGVAVWDVLKHCRREGSLDSKIRDEIPNDFRKLFEMHPGISRVLLNGGTAARCYKKYAGSLRPGLATVLVPSTSPAYAAMRFEEKLGRWRAALLDM; encoded by the coding sequence GTGGGCGCTGAAGGAATAATTCAAAGCTTCGACCCGATTGTCGGTCCGGGTGCCCGGGTGCTGATTCTTGGCAGCATGCCGGGAGTCGCATCGCTGGAGGCTGGCCAATATTATGCTCATCCCCGAAACGCATTCTGGCAGATCATGGGTGACCTGTTCGGCGCCCACCCGGGCCTGCCATATGAGACACGACGGTCGATCCTGATCGATCAGGGCGTGGCGGTCTGGGATGTGCTGAAACATTGTCGCCGGGAAGGCAGTCTGGATTCGAAAATTCGGGACGAGATCCCGAATGATTTCAGGAAGCTCTTCGAAATGCATCCGGGCATCTCGCGCGTCCTGCTGAATGGTGGCACGGCGGCGCGCTGCTACAAGAAGTATGCCGGTTCACTTCGTCCAGGTCTGGCGACCGTCCTTGTGCCATCAACGAGCCCCGCCTACGCTGCGATGCGGTTTGAGGAGAAGCTCGGTCGCTGGCGGGCGGCTCTTTTAGACATGTAG
- a CDS encoding 1-acyl-sn-glycerol-3-phosphate acyltransferase: MRGVVFTFVYYTLSVIYVLASLPFLALPGRGPVRGIIRSYTRAMNLNLRFVAGIRKEVRGRHNLPEGPFILAAKHQSWGDGFLVYPEVRNLAFVTGDHLEKFPLVGGILRKLGAIVIDTCGGGERKAASLKEGMTRAREDGQRVLIYPEGHLAPVGYHFRYKPGVWHMAQAMNVPVIPVATNIGLFWRQQERDKTPGTAIIEFLPALDPALPKQDFMAKLTETVERRTADLVAEATGQPAKLATLIPDPPKGMEAKPTVEDLAAYGRP; encoded by the coding sequence ATGCGCGGAGTCGTCTTCACCTTCGTCTACTACACCCTGTCCGTCATCTACGTTTTGGCGTCCCTGCCATTTCTCGCGCTGCCCGGCCGTGGCCCGGTGCGCGGGATCATCCGCAGCTACACACGCGCCATGAACCTCAATCTGCGGTTTGTCGCTGGCATCCGCAAGGAAGTCCGTGGGCGGCACAATCTTCCGGAGGGCCCCTTCATTCTCGCGGCCAAGCATCAAAGCTGGGGCGACGGGTTTCTGGTCTATCCGGAAGTGAGGAACCTCGCCTTTGTAACAGGGGACCATCTTGAGAAATTTCCTCTGGTCGGCGGTATTCTGCGCAAGCTTGGCGCCATCGTCATCGACACGTGCGGCGGCGGCGAACGAAAGGCTGCATCACTGAAGGAAGGCATGACGCGCGCCCGCGAGGACGGCCAGCGCGTGCTGATCTATCCGGAAGGCCATCTTGCACCTGTCGGCTACCATTTCCGCTACAAGCCGGGCGTGTGGCACATGGCGCAGGCGATGAACGTGCCGGTCATCCCGGTCGCCACCAATATCGGCCTGTTCTGGCGCCAGCAGGAGCGGGACAAGACCCCCGGCACCGCCATCATCGAATTTCTGCCGGCACTTGATCCTGCGCTGCCGAAACAGGATTTCATGGCCAAGCTGACCGAAACGGTGGAACGCCGGACAGCAGACCTGGTGGCGGAGGCAACCGGCCAGCCGGCGAAACTCGCAACCCTTATTCCCGACCCCCCCAAGGGCATGGAGGCCAAACCCACGGTCGAAGACCTCGCCGCGTACGGCCGCCCGTGA
- a CDS encoding TetR/AcrR family transcriptional regulator, translating to MPRPSSTDQSKPRPRARNARPKIERAALKLFIHEGVDAATTREIAEKAGVSEGALYRHYKGKDELALSLFMETHNRLGTMMAEALSGEGTLEQKVHAAVAAYCELADEDFLLFSFHLVSLNRFLPYDKRRDDDPVTITEKIIAGLMSDGHIPRGDPALKAAMALGVVMQAGQNKIYNRLPGPLSQHAEALSRAVLCVLNS from the coding sequence ATGCCGAGACCGTCAAGCACCGATCAGTCGAAACCGCGCCCGCGCGCCCGAAATGCCCGGCCGAAGATCGAGCGTGCCGCCCTCAAACTGTTCATTCATGAAGGCGTCGACGCCGCCACGACCCGCGAGATCGCAGAAAAGGCAGGCGTGTCGGAAGGCGCACTCTACCGGCACTACAAGGGCAAGGACGAACTGGCGCTCTCCCTCTTCATGGAGACCCACAATCGTCTCGGGACGATGATGGCCGAAGCCCTGTCGGGCGAGGGCACGCTGGAGCAGAAGGTTCACGCCGCCGTGGCGGCCTATTGCGAGCTGGCCGATGAGGATTTTCTCCTCTTCTCATTCCATCTCGTGTCGCTGAACCGCTTCCTGCCCTATGACAAGCGCCGCGACGACGACCCGGTCACGATCACGGAAAAGATCATCGCCGGGCTCATGTCCGATGGGCACATTCCCCGCGGTGATCCCGCCCTCAAGGCCGCCATGGCGCTGGGCGTGGTCATGCAGGCTGGCCAGAACAAGATCTACAACCGCCTGCCCGGCCCGCTGTCCCAACACGCCGAGGCGCTATCACGCGCCGTGCTGTGTGTCCTGAATTCGTAG
- the purS gene encoding phosphoribosylformylglycinamidine synthase subunit PurS, with protein sequence MKAIVHVALKNGVLDPQGKAVADTLARMGYKEVEAARIGKVIELDLEDGLSSDQAETRVKEMCEKLLANTVIESYRFELVG encoded by the coding sequence ATGAAAGCCATTGTCCACGTCGCCCTGAAGAATGGTGTCCTGGACCCGCAGGGCAAGGCCGTTGCGGATACGCTGGCACGCATGGGCTACAAGGAAGTTGAAGCCGCGCGCATCGGCAAGGTGATCGAGCTGGATCTGGAGGACGGATTGTCTTCCGATCAGGCCGAAACCCGCGTCAAGGAAATGTGCGAGAAACTGCTCGCGAACACGGTGATCGAAAGCTATCGGTTCGAACTGGTCGGCTGA
- the purC gene encoding phosphoribosylaminoimidazolesuccinocarboxamide synthase, with the protein MSKKRVIYEGKAKILYEGPEPGTLIQYFKDDATAFNAQKRAVLDGKGVLNNRISEFMMTRLSAVGIPTHFIRRLNMREQLVKKVDIIPLEVVVRNVAAGTLSKRLGIEEGQVLPRPMVEFYLKDDALGDPLVTEEHIAAFGWAAAQEYEDLISLSLRVNDFMSGLFAAVGIRLVDFKLEFGRHYEGDSEVPRILLADEISPDSCRLWDFETGDKLDKDRFRRDLGGVTEAYAEVARRLGILKESGETDNVVSFNGGK; encoded by the coding sequence ATGAGCAAGAAGCGCGTAATCTACGAGGGCAAGGCGAAGATCCTCTATGAAGGACCGGAGCCGGGCACACTCATCCAGTACTTCAAGGATGACGCGACCGCCTTCAATGCCCAGAAGCGCGCCGTTCTGGATGGCAAAGGTGTGCTGAACAATCGCATCAGCGAGTTCATGATGACCCGGCTGTCAGCCGTCGGCATCCCGACCCATTTCATCCGCCGGCTCAACATGCGCGAGCAATTGGTCAAGAAGGTCGACATCATCCCGCTGGAAGTGGTCGTGCGGAATGTCGCCGCCGGCACGCTGTCGAAACGGCTTGGCATCGAGGAAGGCCAGGTCCTGCCGCGCCCGATGGTGGAATTCTACCTCAAGGACGATGCGCTCGGCGACCCGCTGGTCACCGAAGAACATATCGCCGCATTCGGCTGGGCTGCGGCGCAGGAATATGAGGACCTGATCTCCCTGTCGCTGCGCGTCAATGATTTCATGTCCGGCCTGTTCGCCGCAGTCGGCATTCGGCTGGTCGACTTCAAGCTGGAATTCGGCCGCCACTATGAGGGCGACAGCGAAGTGCCCCGCATTCTCCTGGCCGACGAAATCAGCCCCGACAGCTGCCGCCTCTGGGATTTCGAGACCGGAGACAAGCTGGACAAGGACCGGTTCCGCCGCGATCTCGGCGGTGTGACCGAAGCCTATGCAGAAGTGGCCCGCCGTCTTGGCATCCTCAAGGAGTCCGGAGAGACCGACAATGTGGTCAGCTTCAATGGCGGCAAATAG
- a CDS encoding DUF1476 domain-containing protein, translating to MSTFDDRERAEEARYALDQETQFKVMARRNKLLGLWAADLMGLTGSDAEAYAKTVVLSDLEEPGDDDVFRKVRADFDTAGIDRTDARIREQMAELLPVAREQVLKDLK from the coding sequence ATGAGCACATTTGATGATCGCGAGCGCGCAGAAGAGGCCCGCTACGCTCTGGACCAGGAAACCCAGTTCAAGGTCATGGCCCGCCGCAACAAGCTGCTCGGCCTGTGGGCGGCAGACCTGATGGGCCTGACGGGCTCGGACGCCGAAGCCTATGCGAAGACGGTTGTCCTGTCGGACCTGGAAGAGCCGGGCGATGATGACGTGTTCCGCAAGGTGCGCGCGGATTTCGACACGGCGGGCATTGACCGCACGGATGCCCGCATTCGCGAGCAGATGGCGGAATTGCTGCCGGTCGCCCGCGAACAGGTCCTCAAGGACTTAAAGTAA
- a CDS encoding family 16 glycosylhydrolase: MAQLAQSGQGFLTNTAVSGIQREFWASESQGGHDFYGGRWAPENVRETSDGTHLAVERGNGDVSNAEVRSRQRLGYGRYEAVMQVGKGSGLVSAFFTYTGPYEGNPHDEIDIEFLGKDTSKVHFNYWRNGRKGHHATFDLPFDASAAPHLYAFDWQPDRITWYVDGKAYYTTELDDPHIPQHAGRLYFSHWTGTQKMQAWHGKPDFASGTSTIVECASFTPVNEDGPACHDSFRPTAKPGGMGLALLTLSP, from the coding sequence GTGGCGCAACTGGCGCAGTCCGGCCAGGGCTTCCTCACCAACACTGCCGTATCCGGCATCCAGCGCGAGTTCTGGGCGTCTGAATCGCAGGGGGGACATGATTTCTATGGCGGCCGCTGGGCCCCGGAAAACGTCCGCGAGACATCGGACGGTACCCATCTGGCCGTCGAACGCGGCAATGGGGACGTGTCGAATGCGGAAGTGCGGTCCCGCCAGCGTCTGGGATATGGCCGCTATGAAGCCGTGATGCAGGTCGGCAAGGGGTCCGGCCTCGTATCGGCCTTCTTCACCTATACCGGCCCCTATGAAGGCAATCCGCACGACGAAATCGACATCGAATTCCTCGGCAAGGACACGTCAAAGGTACATTTCAACTATTGGCGCAATGGCCGGAAGGGGCACCACGCCACGTTCGACCTGCCCTTCGATGCCTCGGCCGCGCCGCATCTCTATGCGTTTGACTGGCAGCCCGACCGCATCACCTGGTATGTGGATGGCAAGGCCTATTACACGACCGAACTGGACGATCCGCACATCCCCCAGCATGCCGGCCGCCTGTATTTCAGCCACTGGACCGGCACCCAGAAAATGCAGGCCTGGCATGGCAAACCCGACTTCGCGTCCGGCACGTCAACCATCGTGGAGTGTGCGTCGTTCACACCGGTCAATGAGGATGGCCCGGCCTGTCACGACAGTTTCCGCCCGACCGCAAAGCCGGGCGGCATGGGTCTGGCCCTGCTTACTTTAAGTCCTTGA
- a CDS encoding 5-formyltetrahydrofolate cyclo-ligase — translation MDKTDLRHRMRTLRAEAAARDPDAADSLADQFPMKLLERYGPVVAGYVAINEELDPAPLMKRLAQAGAELCLPRIEDSGELTWRSWHFGEPLERRPFGLSEPSADAPLAEPTLILTPLLAFDGMGNRLGYGKGHYDKAFEKLRARGRAFACALAYPAQQIETVPSEPHDQPLDWAVTPIGSVPLFMMRNMKSLTDTSSSS, via the coding sequence ATGGACAAGACCGACCTGCGACACCGAATGCGAACCCTGCGCGCTGAAGCGGCCGCGCGGGATCCGGATGCCGCCGACTCGCTGGCCGACCAATTTCCGATGAAGCTGCTGGAGCGCTACGGGCCCGTCGTGGCAGGCTATGTCGCCATCAATGAAGAGCTGGACCCTGCACCGCTCATGAAGCGCCTTGCGCAGGCCGGTGCCGAACTCTGCCTGCCGCGCATCGAGGACTCCGGAGAGCTGACCTGGCGGTCATGGCATTTCGGCGAACCGCTGGAGCGCCGGCCCTTCGGCCTGTCGGAACCCTCCGCCGATGCGCCCCTGGCAGAGCCGACCCTGATCCTGACGCCCCTGCTGGCCTTTGACGGGATGGGCAACCGGCTGGGTTACGGCAAGGGCCATTATGACAAGGCGTTCGAGAAACTGCGCGCCAGGGGCCGGGCCTTTGCCTGCGCGCTGGCCTATCCGGCCCAGCAGATCGAAACCGTGCCCAGCGAACCGCACGATCAGCCGCTCGACTGGGCGGTGACACCTATCGGCTCGGTCCCCCTCTTCATGATGCGAAACATGAAAAGCCTGACAGATACCAGTTCCAGCAGCTGA
- a CDS encoding esterase-like activity of phytase family protein, translating to MNSAQTTAPASALPAPDRLSALSCPPGTQHIAPKRIQITAEPVALSDRAGQGRLPPGVRFVGGWALTSDHAGFGGLSGLEHLEDGSLLAITDMGAFVRIGLTDDAPDGTGAFSYMLGPDGSQLSGKRDGDSEGLAVKHGLAFVSFERRHRIAAFDLDKCGAAARAAPVADLPDRIDDTEIRENSGAEALSAGEGLLAGYEQLVEGRSPLVNLSAEAPVISFREAIKPGFGGPLVGMTNRITLGDAATAGSVVYSLRRDYNPVFGNRLSVEAEYTDAGGSSRRGLFRLAAPMTVDNFEGITVETLADATHRLWLVSDDNFSGRQRTLLYAFDLVGEAH from the coding sequence ATGAATTCTGCGCAGACCACCGCGCCCGCCTCAGCCCTGCCCGCACCGGACAGGCTGAGCGCGCTGTCCTGCCCGCCAGGCACGCAGCACATTGCGCCGAAACGTATCCAGATCACGGCCGAACCGGTCGCCCTGTCCGACCGGGCCGGCCAGGGCCGGCTTCCGCCCGGAGTACGCTTTGTCGGCGGGTGGGCCCTGACTTCAGATCATGCGGGCTTTGGCGGGCTGTCCGGGCTGGAACACCTTGAAGATGGATCCCTGCTGGCGATCACCGACATGGGTGCCTTTGTCCGGATCGGCCTGACGGATGACGCGCCGGACGGGACCGGAGCGTTCAGCTACATGCTGGGTCCGGACGGGTCCCAATTGAGCGGCAAACGCGATGGCGATTCCGAAGGCCTCGCCGTCAAGCACGGTCTCGCCTTTGTCAGCTTCGAACGCCGCCACCGCATTGCGGCCTTCGATCTCGACAAATGCGGCGCTGCCGCGCGCGCTGCCCCGGTGGCCGACCTTCCGGACCGGATCGACGACACCGAGATCAGGGAGAATTCCGGCGCCGAGGCCCTGTCAGCCGGTGAGGGCCTGCTGGCGGGCTATGAACAGCTTGTCGAAGGACGGTCCCCGCTGGTGAACCTCTCGGCGGAGGCACCGGTCATCTCGTTTCGCGAAGCCATCAAGCCCGGCTTTGGTGGCCCGCTGGTCGGCATGACCAACCGGATCACGCTGGGAGATGCCGCAACGGCCGGCTCGGTGGTCTACAGCCTCCGGCGCGACTACAATCCCGTCTTCGGCAACCGGCTGTCGGTCGAGGCCGAGTACACCGATGCCGGCGGCTCGAGCCGCCGCGGCCTGTTTCGCCTGGCCGCCCCAATGACGGTCGACAATTTCGAGGGCATCACCGTCGAGACGCTGGCAGACGCCACGCACCGGCTCTGGCTGGTCTCGGATGACAATTTCTCAGGCCGCCAGAGAACCCTGCTCTACGCCTTCGACCTGGTGGGAGAAGCCCACTGA
- a CDS encoding helix-turn-helix domain-containing protein: MSQIPLVRRSPVPTEACNLARAIDLIGDRWTLLILRSALYGVRRFDDFQSELGCPRTVLSGRLKKLVDAGLLTRKSYKAPGKRARPEYVLSATGLSLRPILIGLTQWGDAWLGQGEAPPISFTKAGSKSAIRAAFVDVEGREVRPDQIRAVLRG; encoded by the coding sequence ATGTCCCAGATTCCTCTCGTCCGCCGCTCACCCGTTCCGACCGAAGCCTGCAATCTGGCACGCGCGATCGATTTGATCGGCGACCGCTGGACGCTGCTGATCCTGCGTTCGGCGCTCTACGGTGTGCGCCGATTCGACGATTTCCAGTCCGAACTGGGATGTCCGAGAACGGTCCTGTCCGGCCGGTTGAAAAAGCTGGTCGATGCCGGCCTGCTCACCAGGAAGTCCTACAAGGCGCCCGGCAAGCGTGCCCGGCCGGAATATGTCCTGTCTGCGACGGGGCTGTCTTTGCGGCCCATCCTGATCGGCCTGACACAATGGGGCGACGCCTGGCTGGGTCAGGGAGAGGCCCCGCCCATCAGCTTCACCAAGGCCGGATCCAAGAGCGCGATCCGGGCCGCTTTTGTCGATGTCGAGGGCCGGGAAGTGCGTCCGGACCAGATCCGCGCCGTGCTGCGCGGATAG
- a CDS encoding flavin reductase family protein has product MTDETRPAPDAAPLRQRFLEGMSQVAATVTVITTNGPQGRAGTTATAMSSVSADTPNPTLLVCINEMSSLTPILLGNGTFCVNVLKDDQALIADVFASRMRDTYPDKFDCTDWAPGRFGQPVIAGALVAFECKLVSHNQVGTHHVCFGEVVDAVLGDSGNSLIYASREYRTTIRPD; this is encoded by the coding sequence ATGACTGACGAGACCCGACCCGCCCCCGACGCGGCGCCCCTGCGCCAGCGCTTCCTGGAGGGGATGAGTCAGGTGGCTGCCACGGTGACGGTCATCACGACCAATGGTCCGCAGGGGCGCGCAGGCACAACGGCCACGGCGATGTCCTCTGTCAGTGCCGATACGCCGAATCCCACACTCCTTGTCTGCATCAACGAGATGTCCTCACTGACGCCGATCCTGCTGGGCAATGGCACTTTCTGCGTCAATGTCCTGAAAGATGACCAGGCGCTGATCGCCGATGTGTTCGCCAGCCGGATGCGTGACACGTATCCCGACAAGTTCGATTGCACCGACTGGGCTCCGGGCCGTTTCGGGCAGCCGGTCATTGCCGGCGCGCTGGTGGCCTTCGAGTGCAAGCTGGTCTCGCACAATCAGGTCGGCACGCACCATGTATGCTTCGGCGAGGTGGTGGACGCCGTGCTGGGCGACAGCGGCAATTCGCTGATCTATGCGAGCCGCGAATACCGCACGACAATCCGGCCAGACTGA